In the genome of Dermacentor albipictus isolate Rhodes 1998 colony unplaced genomic scaffold, USDA_Dalb.pri_finalv2 scaffold_56, whole genome shotgun sequence, one region contains:
- the LOC139053023 gene encoding uncharacterized protein, whose translation MGLSRALLVVCVVALIIVSCLVGLYVAGILRRRGIWPRRNGNVPGANTGYPGVSEPGWPQPARCATGTTVVYSSSAAVPLATPWQYPAPNAYGAQQGYSGQPWTPQHQGYSTPQYAPGTVSKNVAPFYPV comes from the exons ATGGGGCTGTCGCGTGCCCTGCTGGTGGTCTGCGTCGTCGCGCTGATCATCGTGTCCTGCCTGGTCGGCCTCTACGTGGCGGGCATCCTTCGGCGCCGCGGAATCTGGCCGCGAAGGAACGGCAACGTGCCG ggcGCGAACACTGGCTACCCCGGCGTCTCCGAACCCGGCTGGCCTCAACCAGCGCGGTGTGCGACGGGAACGACTGTAGTCTACTCCTCTTCCGCGGCCGTGCCACTGGCTACCCCGTGGCAGTATCCGGCGCCAAACGCGTACGGAGCGCAGCAAGGTTACTCTGGACAGCCGTGGACACCTCAACACCAAGGCTACTCGACACCGCAGTACGCGCCCGGCACTGTGTCGAAGAACGTTGCGCCGTTCTACCCCGTTTAG